The Arabidopsis thaliana chromosome 5, partial sequence genomic interval aataaaaccaaacatataatatttttctttgtcttcacTTCAAGGACCAATGAAAATTGACCACGTATGAGTCctttaatatcaaaaaatcTCTTGCTTATGGAGCTGCCCTGatccatttatttatttttgggcCGGTTGGAAGGGCCTTTTAATTTGCTCTAAGAGCCTGATGAGGAACGCCCATTGTGGCTGCTTTTATCTCCTCTAAAAGCCTTcttagaaaacaacaacaacaacagctcCAACTTCCTCCGTAccaaattcttttaaaataaaataaaattttcaaatgattaCTTTCTTTGCCACTCTACTTTTTTATACGTTCAGTCGTTTtacgttttcttttaaaaattaaaggCGAGTACATAACGTTAAAGCTGCTAATGATGATTTTTGGATTAACCTATAGAAATTCATGTAAAAAGTGGTTGacgaaaactaaaaaaggaCATTTTTAATGGAAAATTGTAAACTTAAGCTAAAATGCAAATTTAGCAAGATTAGAGTATCATTTGCTAATGCTGGTATCCCTAAAATGCAAAACTACGAACggaaaaaaagatgagaaaccctaaaatgcaaaatacaaacaaacataaactaaaatgCAAAATCAAACTGAAAAGACGTACGATTTGCGTTCAAGAAAGCGTTAGGCGTTAAACGGACGGTGATCTAATACCTTGTGCCTAGAATGTTGGTTCGCCTGATTTAGTATAAAGGAGTATATCACGTGATACTAGATGAGACGACTTTAGGAGGTGTAACAAATTAAACTGTCCTATAAAGGTAACACGAGAATTACAACACTTGTTGTAGTTATCATGAAGACAAAATCTCGCATCATTCGATATTCTTTTAATCTCTAACTCCTCTTCCTCAGCCGgatccttctttttttcttcagtcggatccttcttcttttcctcagccggttccttcttcttttcctcagTAGGAtccttctcctcttcctcagtcggatctttcttcttttcctcagTCAAAtccttctcctcttcctcagCTCGATCCTTCTCTGGTTGTGTCTTCTTCAGCTTATTTTCCACCTTTGTCTTATACGTTAGATCCTTGAGATCC includes:
- a CDS encoding uncharacterized protein (unknown protein; Has 1807 Blast hits to 1807 proteins in 277 species: Archae - 0; Bacteria - 0; Metazoa - 736; Fungi - 347; Plants - 385; Viruses - 0; Other Eukaryotes - 339 (source: NCBI BLink).), coding for MKTCFSNLFRVLGLGKHPSNSSADDKIVQALAEAIDAANKKLREETLQSNEEANDAMETFRRKTNEQKRLENEKRKQALKDAKDLKDLTYKTKVENKLKKTQPEKDRAEEEEKDLTEEKKKDPTEEEEKDPTEEKKKEPAEEKKKDPTEEKKKDPAEEEELEIKRISNDARFCLHDNYNKCCNSRVTFIGQFNLLHLLKSSHLVSRDILLYTKSGEPTF